A genome region from Microbacterium terricola includes the following:
- a CDS encoding sugar ABC transporter permease gives MSSNARTNAAPDPVTSDLIGSGVEGGLGDQVTAWWQRVRGGDMGALPAIGGLVVLTILFTILNPRFFSPINFANLMSQGASLVVLGMALVFVLLLGEIDLSAGVTGGVAMASFVVLNVRYDVAWPLALLIAFAIGFTTGALIGFLVARVGIPSFVVTLGLFLGFQGLTLLIIGAGGLYPIQAPELLALQNGRLPIWGGWVMLAVMLLISAGTSFWDRARRTRAGVPNRAISLVWIKLGVILVLGGLAVFVLNLNRSQSVKPIEGVPIIVPVVLTILWIGTFVLDRTRFGRYVYAIGGNAEAARRSGIKVRWIKWWAFVICSVLAVAAGLLAQTRLGSVDAAAGRDIVLSGVAAAVVGGVSLFGGRGRLIHAAIGAMVIASITNGLALLKLEAGINLLVTGGVLILAATVDAVSRLRGGQIRS, from the coding sequence ATGAGCAGCAACGCACGCACCAACGCCGCACCCGACCCGGTGACCAGCGATCTCATCGGCAGCGGGGTCGAGGGCGGCCTCGGCGACCAGGTCACGGCGTGGTGGCAGCGGGTGCGCGGTGGCGACATGGGCGCCCTGCCCGCGATCGGCGGCCTGGTCGTCCTCACGATCCTGTTCACGATCCTGAACCCGCGGTTCTTCAGCCCGATCAACTTCGCGAACCTGATGAGCCAGGGCGCGTCGCTCGTCGTGCTCGGCATGGCGCTCGTGTTCGTGCTGCTGCTCGGCGAGATCGACCTGTCGGCCGGCGTCACCGGCGGCGTCGCCATGGCCTCCTTCGTGGTGCTCAACGTCCGCTACGACGTGGCATGGCCGCTCGCGCTGCTCATCGCGTTCGCGATCGGGTTCACGACGGGAGCCCTGATCGGCTTCCTCGTGGCGAGAGTCGGCATCCCGTCGTTCGTCGTCACGCTCGGTCTGTTCCTGGGCTTCCAGGGACTGACCCTCCTCATCATCGGCGCGGGCGGGCTCTACCCGATCCAGGCGCCGGAGCTGCTCGCGCTGCAGAACGGCAGGCTGCCGATCTGGGGCGGCTGGGTGATGCTCGCGGTCATGCTGCTCATCTCGGCCGGAACCTCGTTCTGGGACAGGGCGCGGCGCACCAGGGCGGGCGTCCCCAACCGGGCGATCTCGCTGGTGTGGATCAAGCTCGGCGTGATCCTCGTGCTCGGCGGGCTCGCGGTGTTCGTGCTCAACCTCAACCGGTCGCAGTCGGTCAAGCCGATCGAGGGCGTGCCGATCATCGTGCCCGTGGTGCTGACGATCCTGTGGATCGGCACGTTCGTGCTCGACCGCACCAGGTTCGGGCGCTACGTGTACGCGATCGGCGGCAACGCCGAGGCGGCACGGCGCTCGGGCATCAAGGTGCGGTGGATCAAGTGGTGGGCGTTCGTCATCTGCTCGGTCCTCGCGGTCGCCGCGGGGCTCCTCGCCCAGACGCGACTCGGATCGGTGGATGCTGCGGCCGGCCGTGACATCGTGCTCAGCGGCGTCGCAGCGGCGGTCGTCGGCGGCGTCAGCCTGTTCGGCGGGCGCGGGCGGCTGATCCACGCGGCGATCGGCGCGATGGTCATCGCCTCGATCACGAACGGACTCGCTCTGCTCAAGCTCGAGGCCGGCATCAACCTGCTCGTGACCGGCGGCGTGCTGATCCTCGCCGCCACCGTGGACGCCGTCTCGCGTCTGCGCGGAGGGCAGATCCGCAGTTAG
- a CDS encoding ATP-binding cassette domain-containing protein, with product MSEPIIELVGVKKSFGPVSVLKGVDLRVYPGKVTALVGDNGAGKSTLIKGLAGVQPYDEGEVRIDGEHRDLHSPREAGSLGIEVVYQDLALCDNLDIVQNMFLGREELSTGTFDEGRMERDASDTLRSLSVRTVKSVRQKVSSLSGGQRQTVAIARAVLKKARVVILDEPTAALGVAQTEQVLHLVERLAGQGVAVILISHNLADVFAVADDIAVLYLGQMVAQVQTAETTRDDIVGYITGTKVPPGVDLIGTSNIATPGGPE from the coding sequence ATGTCAGAACCGATCATCGAACTCGTGGGTGTGAAGAAGTCCTTCGGCCCCGTGAGCGTCCTCAAGGGCGTCGACCTCCGGGTGTACCCGGGCAAGGTCACCGCGCTCGTCGGCGACAACGGCGCGGGCAAGTCCACCCTGATCAAGGGCCTCGCCGGCGTGCAGCCCTACGACGAGGGCGAGGTGCGCATCGACGGGGAGCACCGTGACCTGCACTCGCCCCGCGAAGCAGGCAGCCTCGGCATCGAGGTCGTCTACCAGGACCTCGCGCTGTGCGACAACCTCGACATCGTCCAGAACATGTTCCTCGGCCGCGAGGAGCTGTCGACGGGGACGTTCGACGAGGGGCGCATGGAGCGCGACGCCTCGGACACTCTGCGCTCGCTGTCCGTGCGCACCGTCAAGTCGGTGCGGCAGAAGGTGTCTTCGCTCTCCGGCGGCCAGCGGCAGACCGTCGCGATCGCCCGCGCCGTGCTGAAGAAGGCGCGCGTCGTGATCCTCGACGAACCCACCGCGGCACTCGGCGTCGCGCAGACCGAGCAGGTGCTGCACCTCGTCGAGCGGCTCGCCGGCCAGGGCGTCGCGGTGATCCTGATCAGCCACAACCTCGCCGACGTCTTCGCCGTCGCCGACGACATCGCGGTCCTCTACCTCGGCCAGATGGTCGCGCAGGTGCAGACCGCCGAGACCACCCGCGACGACATCGTGGGCTACATCACCGGCACCAAGGTGCCCCCGGGCGTCGACCTCATCGGCACATCCAACATCGCGACGCCGGGAGGGCCGGAATGA